The proteins below come from a single Vidua chalybeata isolate OUT-0048 chromosome 1, bVidCha1 merged haplotype, whole genome shotgun sequence genomic window:
- the ESRP1 gene encoding epithelial splicing regulatory protein 1 isoform X1, with amino-acid sequence MTASPDYLVILFVTTAGTNGARLGSDERELLQLLWKVVDLRSKELGHLHDVLVRPDHTELTAECQEITQVDVESLALAPPLEQALRQFNQSVSNELNIGVGTSFCFCTDGQLHIRQVLHPEASKKNILLPECFYSFFDLRKEFKKCCPGSPEVSKLDVAAMTEYLNLDKNSPTFPYGASQVEDMGNIILTLISEPYNHRFSDPERVNYKFESGPCSKMELVDDNAVIRARGLPWQSSDQDIARFFKGLNIAKGGAALCLNAQGRRNGEALVRFVSEEHRDLALQRHKHHMGNRYIEVYKATGEDFLKIAGGTSNEVAQFLSKENQVIVRMRGLPFNVTTEEVLTFFGQHCPVTGGKEGVLFVTYPDSRPTGDAFVLFACEEYAQNALKKHKDLLGKRYIELFRSTAAEVQQVLNRYSSTPLIPLPTPPILPVLPQQFVPPTNIRDCIRLRGLPYAATIEDILEFLGEFSTDIRTHGVHMVLNHQGRPSGDAFIQMKSADRAFLAAQKCHKKTMKDRYVEVFQCSAEEMNFVLMGGTLNRNGLSPPPCKLPCLSPPAYSFPAPAAVVPTEAALYQPSMLLNPRTLQPSTAYYPAGAQLFMNYTAYYPSMQQRMDFYTQMMRPGQCPKNGFAFKGPSS; translated from the exons ATGACGGCGTCCCCCGACTATCTGGTGATTCTCTTCGTGACCACGGCGGGCACCAACGGGGCAAGGTTGGGCTCAGACGAGCGAGAGCTACTCCAGCTCCTGTGGAAAGTGGTCGACCTGAGGAGTAAGGAG CTGGGGCACCTGCATGACGTGCTGGTCCGGCCTGACCACACAGAACTGACGGCTGAGTGCCAGGAGATCACCCAAGTGGATGTGGAGAGCCTGGCACTGGCTCCACCGCTGGAGCAGGCACTGAGACAG TTTAATCAGTCCGTGAGCAATGAACTGAACATTGGTGTAGGtacttctttctgtttctgtactGATGGACAGTTGCACATTAGGCAGGTTCTACACCCTGAAGCTTCCAAAAAG aatattttactGCCTGAATGCTTCTACTCCTTTTTTGACTTGCGGaaagagttcaagaagtgttgCCCTGGCTCACCTGAAGTTAGTAAGCTGGATGTTGCAGCTATGACAGAAT ATTTAAATCTTGACAAGAACAGTCCAACATTTCCCTATGGAGCCTCTCAAGTTGAAGATATGGGgaatattattttaacattaataTCTGAACCATACA ATCACCGGTTTTCAGATCCAGAAAGGGTGAACTACAAATTTGAAAGTGGGCCTTG cagcaagATGGAACTTGTGGATGACAATGCTGTTATCCGAGCAAGAGGATTGCCATGGCAGTCATCTGACCAGGACATAGCAAGATTCTTCAAAGGTCTCAATATTGCCAA AGGAGGTGCTGCACTCTGTCTCAATGCCCAGGGTAGGAGGAATGGGGAGGCTCTTGTGAGGTTCGTAAGTGAAGAGCATAGAGATCTAGCACTACAAAGGCACAAGCATCACATGGGGAACCGATACATAGAG gtaTACAAGGCAACAGGTGAAGACTTCCTTAAAATTGCAGGAG GTACTTCCAATGAGGTTGCACAGTTCTTGtcaaaagaaaaccaagtgATTGTCAGGATGCGAGGTCTTCCTTTCAATGTAACAACAGAAGAAGTGCTGACTTTCTTtggccagcactgccctgtaacaggaggaaaggagggagtCCTGTTTGTCACTTATCCTGACAGCAGGCCAACAGGGGATGCCTTTGTCTTGTTTGCTTGTGAGGAATACGCACAAAATGCACTGAAAAAGCACAAGGATTTGCTGGGGAAAAGGTACATTGAACTCTTCCGGAGCACTGCAGCGGAAGTTCAGCAG GTGCTGAACAGGTACTCTTCCACACCGCTCATTCCTCTCCCAACACCTCCAATTCTTCCAGTATTACCTCAACAATTTGTGCCTCCCACTAACATCAGAGACTGCATACGTTTGCGTGGTCTTCCCTATGCTGCTACTATAGAGGACATTCTGGAGTTCCTGGGAGAGTTTTCTACAGATATTCGGACCCACGGAGTTCACATGGTACTAAATCACCAG GGACGTCCATCGGGAGATGCTTTCATTCAGATGAAATCTGCAGATCGAGCTTTTCTGGCTGCACAGAAGTGTCATAAGAAGACTATGAAGGACAGATATGTTGAAGTCTTTCAGTGTTCTGCTGAAGAGATGAACTTTGTATTAATGGGGGGCACTTTAAATCGAAATGGCTTGTCCCCGCCACCATGTAAGTTACCAT GCCTTTCACCCCCTGCCTACTCCTTTCCGGCTCCTGCTGCAGTTGTGCCAACAGAAGCTGCTCTGTATCAGCCATCCATGCTTCTGAACCCACGAACACTCCAGCCTTCCACAGCCTACTAccctgctggggctcagctctTCATGAACTACACAGCATATTACCCCAG
- the ESRP1 gene encoding epithelial splicing regulatory protein 1 isoform X2, with protein MTASPDYLVILFVTTAGTNGARLGSDERELLQLLWKVVDLRSKELGHLHDVLVRPDHTELTAECQEITQVDVESLALAPPLEQALRQFNQSVSNELNIGVGTSFCFCTDGQLHIRQVLHPEASKKNILLPECFYSFFDLRKEFKKCCPGSPEVSKLDVAAMTEYLNLDKNSPTFPYGASQVEDMGNIILTLISEPYNHRFSDPERVNYKFESGPCSKMELVDDNAVIRARGLPWQSSDQDIARFFKGLNIAKGGAALCLNAQGRRNGEALVRFVSEEHRDLALQRHKHHMGNRYIEVYKATGEDFLKIAGGTSNEVAQFLSKENQVIVRMRGLPFNVTTEEVLTFFGQHCPVTGGKEGVLFVTYPDSRPTGDAFVLFACEEYAQNALKKHKDLLGKRYIELFRSTAAEVQQVLNRYSSTPLIPLPTPPILPVLPQQFVPPTNIRDCIRLRGLPYAATIEDILEFLGEFSTDIRTHGVHMVLNHQGRPSGDAFIQMKSADRAFLAAQKCHKKTMKDRYVEVFQCSAEEMNFVLMGGTLNRNGLSPPPCLSPPAYSFPAPAAVVPTEAALYQPSMLLNPRTLQPSTAYYPAGAQLFMNYTAYYPSMQQRMDFYTQMMRPGQCPKNGFAFKGPSS; from the exons ATGACGGCGTCCCCCGACTATCTGGTGATTCTCTTCGTGACCACGGCGGGCACCAACGGGGCAAGGTTGGGCTCAGACGAGCGAGAGCTACTCCAGCTCCTGTGGAAAGTGGTCGACCTGAGGAGTAAGGAG CTGGGGCACCTGCATGACGTGCTGGTCCGGCCTGACCACACAGAACTGACGGCTGAGTGCCAGGAGATCACCCAAGTGGATGTGGAGAGCCTGGCACTGGCTCCACCGCTGGAGCAGGCACTGAGACAG TTTAATCAGTCCGTGAGCAATGAACTGAACATTGGTGTAGGtacttctttctgtttctgtactGATGGACAGTTGCACATTAGGCAGGTTCTACACCCTGAAGCTTCCAAAAAG aatattttactGCCTGAATGCTTCTACTCCTTTTTTGACTTGCGGaaagagttcaagaagtgttgCCCTGGCTCACCTGAAGTTAGTAAGCTGGATGTTGCAGCTATGACAGAAT ATTTAAATCTTGACAAGAACAGTCCAACATTTCCCTATGGAGCCTCTCAAGTTGAAGATATGGGgaatattattttaacattaataTCTGAACCATACA ATCACCGGTTTTCAGATCCAGAAAGGGTGAACTACAAATTTGAAAGTGGGCCTTG cagcaagATGGAACTTGTGGATGACAATGCTGTTATCCGAGCAAGAGGATTGCCATGGCAGTCATCTGACCAGGACATAGCAAGATTCTTCAAAGGTCTCAATATTGCCAA AGGAGGTGCTGCACTCTGTCTCAATGCCCAGGGTAGGAGGAATGGGGAGGCTCTTGTGAGGTTCGTAAGTGAAGAGCATAGAGATCTAGCACTACAAAGGCACAAGCATCACATGGGGAACCGATACATAGAG gtaTACAAGGCAACAGGTGAAGACTTCCTTAAAATTGCAGGAG GTACTTCCAATGAGGTTGCACAGTTCTTGtcaaaagaaaaccaagtgATTGTCAGGATGCGAGGTCTTCCTTTCAATGTAACAACAGAAGAAGTGCTGACTTTCTTtggccagcactgccctgtaacaggaggaaaggagggagtCCTGTTTGTCACTTATCCTGACAGCAGGCCAACAGGGGATGCCTTTGTCTTGTTTGCTTGTGAGGAATACGCACAAAATGCACTGAAAAAGCACAAGGATTTGCTGGGGAAAAGGTACATTGAACTCTTCCGGAGCACTGCAGCGGAAGTTCAGCAG GTGCTGAACAGGTACTCTTCCACACCGCTCATTCCTCTCCCAACACCTCCAATTCTTCCAGTATTACCTCAACAATTTGTGCCTCCCACTAACATCAGAGACTGCATACGTTTGCGTGGTCTTCCCTATGCTGCTACTATAGAGGACATTCTGGAGTTCCTGGGAGAGTTTTCTACAGATATTCGGACCCACGGAGTTCACATGGTACTAAATCACCAG GGACGTCCATCGGGAGATGCTTTCATTCAGATGAAATCTGCAGATCGAGCTTTTCTGGCTGCACAGAAGTGTCATAAGAAGACTATGAAGGACAGATATGTTGAAGTCTTTCAGTGTTCTGCTGAAGAGATGAACTTTGTATTAATGGGGGGCACTTTAAATCGAAATGGCTTGTCCCCGCCACCAT GCCTTTCACCCCCTGCCTACTCCTTTCCGGCTCCTGCTGCAGTTGTGCCAACAGAAGCTGCTCTGTATCAGCCATCCATGCTTCTGAACCCACGAACACTCCAGCCTTCCACAGCCTACTAccctgctggggctcagctctTCATGAACTACACAGCATATTACCCCAG